In Streptomyces sp. NBC_00569, a single genomic region encodes these proteins:
- a CDS encoding SCO5918 family protein — protein sequence MRCVIARFPFDLFSSDVLDAMKGVKPEPVTGDSVLIGRRRYPVKQVGAVITRQDRRDFTSAEVVRALTALGFTCTEVSAGGSARAELTPLQAASALMGLPASA from the coding sequence ATGCGCTGTGTCATCGCCAGATTCCCCTTCGACCTGTTCAGCAGTGACGTGCTGGACGCGATGAAGGGCGTCAAGCCCGAACCCGTCACCGGCGACTCCGTGCTCATCGGGCGGCGCCGCTACCCCGTCAAGCAGGTCGGGGCCGTCATCACCCGGCAGGACCGGCGCGACTTCACCTCCGCTGAGGTGGTCAGGGCGCTGACCGCGCTCGGCTTCACCTGTACGGAGGTCTCCGCGGGCGGCTCCGCCCGGGCTGAACTCACCCCGCTCCAGGCCGCGTCGGCGCTGATGGGCCTGCCGGCCTCCGCGTAG
- a CDS encoding HdeD family acid-resistance protein, protein MTMPRGPAPQTGPEPPAGGAPHRPVDDPADALARLGRSWTWILGSAVVTLVPGILILVWPAETLHVLAVLIGLYLLAMGVFRFVAVFARDEHGERLSGLLLAVLFLLAGVLCLRNPLQTITALSLIVGVVWLVSGVLTLYTAIASKDLPHRGVLVGVAVLGIVAGIVVLALPAASAQALTRLLGLWLVLLGLAEAAVALAWRSALRKAGVTGSPGQAPTA, encoded by the coding sequence ATGACCATGCCGCGTGGTCCGGCGCCGCAGACCGGACCGGAACCCCCCGCCGGCGGGGCGCCCCACCGTCCGGTCGACGATCCCGCCGACGCGCTGGCGCGACTGGGCCGCTCATGGACCTGGATCCTGGGCTCGGCCGTCGTCACGCTGGTGCCCGGCATCCTGATCCTGGTCTGGCCGGCGGAGACACTGCACGTCCTGGCGGTCCTCATCGGCCTGTACCTGCTGGCCATGGGGGTGTTCCGGTTCGTGGCGGTCTTCGCGCGGGACGAGCACGGCGAACGGCTGTCGGGGCTGCTCCTTGCCGTGCTGTTCCTCCTGGCCGGGGTGCTGTGCCTGCGGAACCCGCTGCAGACCATCACCGCGCTCTCCCTGATCGTCGGCGTCGTCTGGCTCGTGTCCGGCGTCCTCACCCTCTACACCGCCATCGCCTCCAAGGACCTGCCGCACCGCGGCGTGCTCGTGGGCGTCGCGGTGCTCGGCATCGTCGCGGGGATCGTCGTACTGGCCCTGCCTGCCGCGTCGGCACAGGCCCTGACCCGGCTGCTCGGGCTGTGGCTCGTCCTGCTCGGTCTGGCCGAGGCGGCGGTCGCCCTCGCCTGGCGGTCCGCGCTTCGGAAGGCGGGCGTCACGGGCTCGCCCGGTCAGGCTCCGACGGCCTGA
- a CDS encoding DEAD/DEAH box helicase: MKRTYGAGRGSRDGRTGRSVVSGEFALPKTVRPGLPAVASFGELALPDELLRMLTSLGMNEPFPIQAATLPNSLAGRDVLGRGRTGSGKTLAFGLALLARTAGRRAEPRSPLALVLVPTRELAQQVAEALTPYAKSLKLRMATVVGGMSIGRQAGALRGGVEIVVATPGRLKDLIDRGDCRLDEVAVTVLDEADQMADMGFMPQVTALLDQVRREGQRMLFSATLDRNVDLLVRRYLHDPVVHSVDPSAGAVTTMEHHVLHVHPVDKHAATTEIAARDGRVIMFLDTKHAVDRLTRDLLGVGVRAAALHGGKSQPQRTRTLAQFKSGHVTVLVATNVAARGIHVDSLDLVVNVDPPSDHKDYLHRGGRTARAGESGSVVTLVLPYQRRDMSRLMRDAGITPQIAQVRAGEAELSRITGARAPSGVPVVITAPVTERPRRSGASTRGRRSRSAEARRAAGPRRAPDQPRTGQGPGASRPTASSVAVAS, encoded by the coding sequence ATGAAACGTACGTATGGGGCAGGTCGAGGGAGTCGAGACGGGCGAACGGGCCGGAGTGTGGTTTCCGGGGAGTTCGCGTTGCCGAAGACCGTTCGGCCGGGCCTTCCCGCAGTCGCTTCCTTCGGGGAACTCGCCCTGCCGGACGAGCTCCTGCGGATGCTCACCAGCCTCGGCATGAACGAGCCGTTCCCCATCCAGGCCGCGACCCTGCCCAACTCCCTCGCCGGGCGTGACGTGCTCGGCCGCGGCCGTACCGGGTCCGGCAAGACCCTCGCGTTCGGGCTCGCCCTCCTCGCCCGTACCGCCGGGCGGCGCGCCGAGCCCCGCAGCCCGCTCGCCCTGGTCCTCGTGCCCACCCGCGAACTCGCCCAGCAGGTCGCCGAGGCACTCACCCCCTACGCGAAGTCGCTGAAGCTGCGGATGGCCACCGTGGTGGGCGGCATGTCCATCGGGCGTCAGGCCGGAGCGCTGCGAGGCGGCGTCGAGATCGTCGTCGCCACCCCGGGGCGGCTCAAGGACCTCATCGACCGGGGCGACTGCCGGCTCGACGAGGTGGCCGTCACGGTGCTAGACGAGGCCGACCAGATGGCCGACATGGGGTTCATGCCCCAGGTCACGGCCCTGCTCGACCAGGTGCGGCGGGAGGGGCAGCGCATGCTGTTCTCCGCCACGCTCGACCGCAACGTCGACCTCCTCGTGCGCCGCTATCTGCACGACCCGGTGGTCCACTCCGTCGACCCGTCGGCCGGCGCCGTGACCACGATGGAACACCACGTCCTGCACGTCCACCCCGTCGACAAGCACGCGGCCACCACCGAGATCGCCGCCCGCGACGGCCGGGTCATCATGTTCCTCGACACCAAGCACGCGGTGGACCGGCTGACCCGGGACCTGCTCGGCGTCGGTGTGCGTGCCGCCGCCCTGCACGGCGGCAAGTCCCAGCCCCAGCGCACCCGCACCCTCGCCCAGTTCAAGAGCGGACACGTCACCGTCCTGGTCGCGACCAACGTCGCCGCCCGCGGCATCCACGTCGACAGCCTCGACCTCGTGGTCAACGTCGACCCGCCGAGCGACCACAAGGACTACCTGCACCGCGGCGGCCGTACCGCCCGCGCCGGCGAGTCCGGCAGCGTCGTCACCCTCGTCCTGCCCTACCAGCGCCGCGACATGAGCCGTCTGATGCGCGACGCCGGGATCACCCCGCAGATCGCCCAAGTCCGGGCGGGCGAGGCCGAGTTGAGCCGCATCACCGGGGCGCGGGCGCCGTCCGGTGTGCCGGTCGTCATCACCGCGCCGGTGACGGAACGCCCGCGGCGCAGCGGGGCGAGCACCCGAGGCCGCCGCAGCCGTTCCGCCGAGGCCCGGCGCGCCGCCGGTCCGAGGCGCGCCCCCGACCAGCCGCGGACGGGGCAGGGACCGGGAGCCTCCCGGCCGACCGCGTCCTCGGTCGCCGTGGCGTCCTGA
- a CDS encoding helix-turn-helix domain-containing protein, whose protein sequence is MTAEEPLGRLDDDDYPAFTMGRAAEMIGTTPAFLRAIGEARLITPLRSAGGHRRYSRYQLRIAARARELVDRGTPVDAACRIIILEDQLEEALRINAEFRRAAAGPDTGAEGR, encoded by the coding sequence ATGACAGCAGAAGAACCGCTCGGCCGTCTCGACGACGACGACTACCCCGCCTTCACGATGGGACGGGCCGCCGAGATGATCGGCACCACGCCCGCGTTCCTGCGGGCCATCGGCGAAGCGCGCCTGATCACTCCGCTGCGGTCGGCCGGCGGACACCGCCGCTACTCCCGCTACCAGCTGCGTATCGCGGCACGTGCCCGCGAGCTCGTCGACCGGGGCACCCCCGTCGACGCCGCCTGCCGCATCATCATCCTCGAGGACCAGCTCGAGGAGGCCCTGCGCATCAACGCGGAGTTCCGCCGCGCGGCGGCCGGACCGGACACCGGGGCCGAGGGCCGTTAG
- a CDS encoding methyltransferase domain-containing protein has translation MGVLVVQHVRAEGPHAIGEALVAAGLRLRVCRVWAGDPLPESLAGVEALVVMGGPMAAHSDAGFPTRHAELDLLREALAAEVPVLGVGLGARLLAVAAGGAARTGSGPQVGWAEVRTGPAADRDPLFAGAPERLRVPHRHGDTMELPHGAALLASCERCPVQAFRVGASAWGLQFHLEMDEAAADAFVTVFAQEAATAPGNSDAAPGEGAEQGPYRDRVFGRFAALVAARAAHTATRTFFTPRADAWEARFAADGPRYVAAVARMGLLPGQTALDLGCGSGRALPALRAGVGDKGKVFGVDVTSAMLTAAAREGRAGPACLLVADCHRLPLPPGTTDGIFSAGLLDHLPAPPVALREWARVTAPGGTLLLFHPSGRAERAARHGRPLSPDDPLGEPNLRPMLDGNGWQLVCYEDKSEYFLARAVRVADEARN, from the coding sequence GTGGGCGTACTGGTGGTGCAGCATGTGCGGGCCGAGGGGCCCCACGCGATCGGTGAGGCACTGGTGGCGGCCGGGCTGCGGCTGCGGGTGTGCCGGGTGTGGGCGGGGGATCCGCTGCCGGAGAGCCTGGCCGGCGTCGAGGCGCTGGTGGTGATGGGCGGGCCCATGGCCGCTCACAGCGACGCCGGGTTCCCGACGCGTCATGCCGAACTGGACCTGCTCCGGGAGGCGTTGGCCGCCGAGGTGCCGGTGCTCGGGGTGGGTCTGGGGGCCCGGCTTCTCGCCGTCGCGGCCGGCGGCGCGGCCCGTACGGGTTCCGGCCCGCAGGTGGGCTGGGCTGAGGTACGCACCGGTCCGGCGGCCGACCGGGATCCCCTGTTCGCGGGTGCGCCCGAGCGGCTGCGCGTGCCGCACCGGCACGGCGACACCATGGAACTTCCCCACGGGGCGGCGCTGTTGGCCTCCTGCGAGCGGTGTCCGGTGCAGGCGTTCCGGGTGGGCGCCTCGGCGTGGGGGCTGCAGTTTCACCTGGAGATGGACGAGGCCGCCGCGGACGCCTTCGTGACGGTATTCGCGCAAGAGGCCGCCACCGCTCCCGGCAACAGCGATGCCGCGCCGGGTGAAGGGGCAGAACAGGGACCGTACCGGGACCGGGTGTTCGGGCGGTTCGCGGCGCTGGTCGCCGCGCGCGCCGCGCACACCGCCACCCGTACGTTCTTCACGCCCAGGGCCGACGCCTGGGAGGCGCGCTTCGCCGCCGACGGCCCGAGGTACGTGGCGGCGGTCGCCCGGATGGGACTGCTCCCCGGCCAGACGGCCCTCGACCTGGGCTGCGGCAGTGGACGCGCCCTGCCTGCCCTGCGCGCCGGGGTGGGTGACAAGGGGAAGGTGTTCGGGGTGGACGTCACCTCGGCCATGCTCACGGCGGCCGCCCGGGAGGGGCGCGCTGGTCCGGCCTGCCTGCTGGTCGCCGACTGCCACCGGTTGCCGTTGCCGCCGGGCACGACGGACGGCATCTTCAGTGCCGGGCTGCTCGACCATCTCCCCGCCCCGCCCGTGGCCCTGCGGGAATGGGCCCGCGTCACCGCCCCCGGCGGCACGCTCCTCCTCTTCCACCCCTCCGGCCGCGCCGAACGCGCCGCCCGCCACGGCCGTCCCCTGAGCCCCGACGACCCGCTGGGTGAGCCGAATCTGAGGCCCATGCTGGACGGCAACGGCTGGCAACTCGTCTGCTACGAAGACAAGTCCGAGTACTTCCTGGCCCGCGCCGTTCGCGTCGCTGACGAGGCGCGCAACTGA
- a CDS encoding helix-turn-helix transcriptional regulator has protein sequence MDEVSSLDQQTLGVYRAILFHKEHDPKRLASLLDCTPEAVEAALDRLSELALLAPSTDSPGRLRAVNPSLGLKVLLQREQNELAWRQQRIEQNRAALAALAAEYTASGWSNTLDGTEHLDNVDDIRIRLEALAESCVRESLAFHPVNALTQESIEAGRPLNERALARGVRFRSIYLDSVANDRVTKAHAQWMAERHSEIRTSPTLPMRLLIVDNTAAIVAGLPGQAQPSALLFSSQPVVLAMRALFEAYWEHSCPLDRPGDALPGGLTPQERKLLQLLATGLTDEAVARALGIGVRTERRIMAELMERLGASSRFEAGVQATRREWI, from the coding sequence GTGGACGAAGTCTCGTCACTGGATCAGCAGACGCTCGGCGTCTACCGCGCCATTCTGTTCCACAAGGAACACGATCCGAAGCGCCTCGCCTCTTTACTCGACTGCACACCGGAGGCGGTGGAGGCGGCCCTTGACAGGCTGTCCGAACTCGCCCTCCTCGCACCTTCGACGGACTCACCCGGCCGGCTGCGGGCGGTGAACCCGTCGCTCGGCCTGAAGGTCCTCCTCCAGCGGGAGCAGAACGAACTGGCCTGGCGCCAGCAGCGCATCGAGCAGAACCGCGCCGCGCTGGCCGCGCTCGCCGCCGAGTACACGGCGTCCGGCTGGTCGAACACCCTCGACGGCACGGAACACCTCGACAACGTCGACGACATCCGTATCCGTCTGGAGGCACTCGCCGAGTCCTGCGTGCGCGAGTCCCTCGCGTTCCATCCGGTCAACGCGCTGACCCAGGAGTCGATCGAGGCCGGTCGGCCCCTCAACGAGCGGGCGCTCGCGCGGGGGGTGCGCTTCCGGTCGATCTACCTCGACAGCGTCGCCAACGACCGCGTCACCAAGGCGCACGCGCAGTGGATGGCGGAGCGGCACAGCGAGATCCGGACCTCGCCCACGCTGCCGATGCGGCTGCTCATCGTCGACAACACCGCCGCGATCGTGGCCGGTCTGCCGGGTCAGGCCCAGCCGTCCGCGCTGCTGTTCAGCAGCCAGCCGGTGGTCCTCGCGATGCGGGCCCTGTTCGAGGCGTACTGGGAGCACTCCTGCCCCCTCGACCGGCCCGGCGACGCTCTGCCCGGCGGGCTCACACCGCAGGAGCGCAAGCTCCTCCAGCTCCTCGCGACGGGTCTCACCGACGAGGCCGTGGCCCGTGCCCTCGGTATCGGGGTGCGCACCGAGCGCCGCATCATGGCGGAGCTGATGGAGCGCCTCGGCGCGTCGAGCCGCTTCGAGGCCGGCGTGCAGGCCACGCGCAGGGAATGGATCTGA
- a CDS encoding cold-shock protein yields MAAGTVKWFNAEKGFGFIEQDGGGPDVFAHYSNIAAQGFRELQEGQKVNFDIGQGQKGPTAENIVPA; encoded by the coding sequence ATGGCTGCTGGCACCGTGAAGTGGTTCAACGCGGAAAAGGGTTTCGGCTTCATCGAGCAGGACGGTGGCGGCCCCGACGTCTTCGCCCACTACTCGAACATCGCCGCCCAGGGCTTCCGTGAGCTGCAGGAAGGCCAGAAGGTGAACTTCGACATCGGTCAGGGCCAGAAGGGCCCGACGGCCGAGAACATCGTTCCCGCCTGA
- a CDS encoding DUF7144 family membrane protein has product MTAHTQPADTTKQAWAGGLTIFAGVMLMLVGVLGICRGIMGIAKDDVFVATRNYVFQFDLTGWGWVHLALGVVAVIVSFGLLRTATWARVGGVAIAGLVIIANFLSLPYYPVWSVVLIAISGFIIWALCVVQKDESDWF; this is encoded by the coding sequence ATGACCGCACACACGCAGCCGGCCGACACGACGAAACAGGCGTGGGCAGGCGGCCTGACGATCTTCGCCGGCGTCATGCTCATGCTCGTCGGTGTGCTCGGCATCTGCCGGGGCATCATGGGGATCGCCAAGGACGACGTCTTCGTCGCCACACGCAATTACGTCTTCCAGTTCGACCTGACCGGCTGGGGCTGGGTCCACCTCGCCCTGGGCGTGGTCGCGGTGATCGTCAGCTTCGGGCTGCTCCGGACCGCGACGTGGGCACGCGTCGGCGGCGTCGCGATCGCCGGACTCGTCATCATCGCCAACTTCCTCTCCCTGCCGTACTACCCGGTCTGGTCGGTCGTGCTGATCGCGATCTCGGGATTCATCATCTGGGCGCTGTGTGTGGTCCAGAAGGACGAGTCCGACTGGTTCTAG
- a CDS encoding CBS domain-containing protein encodes MTLVETHPRKTARPSSGAESLRPSGPHVWADMTVEVALSVLDSSRAGRLLLCDEDGRCTGTVSRAELSAARDSARYTDRTQLRDIVHSSGPSLSL; translated from the coding sequence TTGACACTGGTCGAGACACATCCGCGCAAGACGGCCCGCCCCTCTTCGGGGGCAGAGTCCCTGAGGCCGTCGGGACCCCACGTCTGGGCCGACATGACCGTCGAGGTGGCCCTGTCCGTCCTCGACAGTTCCCGTGCCGGCCGGCTCCTCCTCTGCGACGAGGACGGCCGCTGCACCGGTACGGTCAGCCGCGCCGAGCTGAGCGCCGCGCGCGACAGCGCCCGCTACACCGATCGCACCCAGCTGCGGGACATCGTCCACAGCTCCGGACCGTCCCTCTCCCTGTGA
- a CDS encoding LuxR C-terminal-related transcriptional regulator, producing MAESSKHTPGPAGPSVPCVDPLGDSFLRTRIALPTRPAVYLRRQRLDRHLDKALRTRLTLINGAAGAGKTLLAADWAAGLPQPVAWLTAEDEDRQPGVFWAYVLEALRACGVPVSGAVGVPMEAARVDRKLLAALAADLDARDQPVTVVIDEFDRVTTPEVAEQLEFVLHHAGQGMRLVLVTRTEPLLPLHRYRAAGELTELRGAELAFTPEEAVSLLELHGLRLPVDAARGLVDRTRGWAAGLCLCALAARESAAPELYLKEFEADRSAVADFLLAEVLKRQPEETQDLLLRVSVLQRFSPDLANALTGRTDAEPLLVELHRANAFVEDLGHSWFRLHPLFGEILRAHLRVRLPGLEPELHRRAALWLRRSGSLPETLAHGAASGDWDFTAGALVDDLAIGQLFTGLRSGDLDQLFSGMDPEATGLATELVRAARDLSRCDVERGLSHLRRAEERLAADPHAGAAVQLSCALLETLAARLTGSPGQAEEAARAAARLRREVPEHLLDRHPELQALLMTHLGSTRLWAGRFEDARAALTTVAGIHDGPSTVLPREESLGHLALIDYLNGWIDRAERKALAGASEAERFRPPEPGVSGAGTGIGLLVLAAVAVDRDELSRAQTLLDETAPLPSATHDPVIAAVRAVTKARLLLVQGHARAAVEAADPGIRVLAASPWAAGQEALIASAAHMAEGRPGAAAEVLQVVSGDQPACAVEAARILLAAGRPEAAVGLLDSIDTGGRIGPAVTVRAALVRAQAAHGAGDEATAHRLVAQALLGARRERLRRPFLDARPWIRPLLSTGPLQELAADWLTPAPSRPGEPATDDARPSPLVVELSGRERDVLERLARMMSTEEIAADLFVSVNTVKTHLKSVYRKLAVNRRNEAVRRARELGLV from the coding sequence GTGGCGGAGAGTTCCAAGCACACTCCGGGACCGGCCGGTCCGAGTGTTCCGTGCGTTGATCCTCTGGGGGACTCCTTTCTGCGCACGCGGATCGCTCTGCCGACGCGCCCCGCCGTCTACCTGCGGCGGCAGCGGCTCGACCGGCACCTCGACAAGGCACTTCGGACGCGGCTGACCCTGATCAACGGAGCGGCGGGCGCGGGCAAGACCCTGCTGGCCGCCGACTGGGCCGCCGGCCTGCCACAGCCGGTCGCCTGGCTGACCGCCGAGGACGAGGACCGGCAGCCCGGTGTGTTCTGGGCGTACGTGCTGGAGGCTCTTCGCGCGTGCGGTGTGCCGGTCTCCGGCGCGGTCGGGGTCCCTATGGAGGCGGCCCGCGTGGACCGCAAGCTGCTGGCGGCGCTCGCCGCCGATCTGGACGCACGCGACCAGCCGGTGACCGTCGTGATCGACGAGTTCGACCGCGTGACCACCCCCGAGGTCGCCGAGCAGCTGGAATTCGTCCTGCACCACGCCGGGCAGGGCATGCGCCTGGTCCTCGTCACCCGCACCGAACCCCTGCTGCCGTTGCATCGCTACCGGGCGGCCGGCGAGCTGACGGAGCTGCGCGGCGCCGAGCTGGCCTTCACCCCCGAGGAGGCCGTCTCGCTGCTGGAACTGCACGGTCTGCGCCTGCCGGTCGACGCCGCGCGCGGCCTGGTGGACCGCACCCGGGGCTGGGCCGCCGGACTGTGCCTGTGCGCCCTGGCCGCGCGGGAGAGCGCGGCCCCGGAGCTCTATCTGAAGGAGTTCGAGGCGGACCGGAGCGCGGTCGCGGACTTCCTGCTGGCCGAGGTGCTCAAGCGGCAGCCGGAGGAGACACAGGATCTCCTGCTGCGCGTCAGCGTCCTCCAGCGTTTCAGTCCTGATCTGGCGAACGCGCTGACCGGGCGGACCGACGCCGAGCCCCTGCTCGTCGAGCTGCACCGCGCGAACGCGTTCGTCGAGGACCTCGGGCACTCGTGGTTCCGGCTCCACCCGCTGTTCGGGGAGATACTCCGGGCCCACCTGCGGGTCCGCCTGCCGGGCCTTGAGCCCGAGCTCCACCGGCGTGCCGCGCTGTGGCTGCGCCGCTCCGGATCCCTCCCGGAGACACTCGCTCACGGCGCCGCCTCGGGCGACTGGGATTTCACCGCCGGCGCCCTCGTCGACGACCTGGCGATCGGACAGCTCTTCACCGGCCTGCGCTCGGGCGACCTCGACCAGCTGTTCTCCGGGATGGACCCCGAGGCCACCGGCCTCGCGACGGAGCTCGTCCGGGCGGCCCGCGACCTGTCCCGTTGCGACGTCGAGCGCGGTCTGTCCCATCTGCGCCGCGCCGAGGAGCGGCTTGCCGCCGACCCGCACGCCGGGGCGGCCGTGCAGCTGAGCTGTGCGCTGCTGGAGACGCTGGCCGCCCGGCTGACCGGTTCTCCCGGGCAGGCCGAGGAGGCCGCGCGGGCGGCCGCCCGGCTCCGGCGGGAGGTCCCGGAGCACCTCCTGGACAGGCATCCCGAACTCCAAGCGCTCCTCATGACCCATCTCGGCTCCACCCGCCTGTGGGCCGGGCGCTTCGAGGACGCGCGTGCCGCCCTGACCACGGTGGCGGGAATCCATGACGGACCGTCCACCGTGCTGCCCCGTGAGGAGTCGCTGGGGCACCTGGCACTGATCGACTATCTGAACGGCTGGATCGACAGGGCGGAGCGCAAGGCTCTCGCGGGTGCCTCCGAGGCGGAGAGGTTCCGTCCGCCCGAGCCGGGCGTCTCCGGTGCCGGCACGGGCATCGGGTTGCTGGTGCTGGCCGCCGTGGCCGTGGACCGTGACGAGCTGAGCCGGGCGCAGACCCTGCTCGACGAGACGGCCCCGCTCCCCTCCGCGACACACGATCCGGTGATCGCCGCGGTCCGGGCCGTCACCAAGGCGCGTCTCCTGCTGGTCCAGGGCCATGCCCGGGCCGCCGTCGAGGCGGCGGACCCAGGCATCCGCGTCCTTGCGGCCTCGCCCTGGGCGGCGGGCCAGGAGGCGCTGATCGCCTCGGCCGCGCACATGGCGGAAGGGCGCCCTGGGGCGGCCGCCGAGGTGCTCCAGGTCGTCTCCGGCGACCAGCCGGCCTGTGCCGTGGAAGCCGCGCGGATACTGCTCGCCGCAGGTCGCCCGGAAGCGGCCGTCGGTCTGCTCGACAGCATCGACACCGGGGGCCGGATCGGGCCGGCGGTGACCGTTCGGGCGGCGCTGGTCAGGGCACAGGCCGCGCACGGGGCGGGAGACGAGGCCACAGCGCACCGGCTCGTCGCGCAGGCACTGCTCGGCGCCCGCCGCGAGCGGCTTCGCAGACCCTTCCTCGACGCGCGGCCGTGGATCCGGCCTCTGCTGTCCACCGGGCCGCTCCAGGAGCTGGCCGCGGACTGGCTGACGCCCGCTCCGTCGCGTCCTGGTGAACCGGCCACGGACGACGCGCGGCCCTCTCCGCTCGTCGTGGAGCTGAGCGGACGCGAGCGGGACGTGCTGGAGCGGCTGGCCCGGATGATGTCGACCGAGGAGATCGCCGCCGACCTCTTCGTGTCGGTGAACACGGTGAAGACCCACCTCAAGAGCGTCTACCGGAAGCTGGCGGTGAACCGGCGCAACGAAGCGGTGCGCCGCGCGCGCGAACTCGGACTGGTGTGA
- a CDS encoding SHOCT domain-containing protein, producing the protein MNAQTYLAYDYPLMSVFWSMLWFFLWIMWFVLLFRVIGDIFRDDAMSGWGKAGWLVLTIFLPFLGVFVYMIARGKNMGRREMAQAREQQKAFDSYIRKTAGGTDRPSSVDELARLSEIRARGDITEEEFSKAKQLVLAGRGPAEGPGTDAASGSAGSGR; encoded by the coding sequence ATGAACGCGCAGACGTACCTGGCGTACGACTATCCCCTGATGAGCGTCTTCTGGAGCATGCTCTGGTTCTTCCTGTGGATCATGTGGTTCGTCCTGCTCTTCCGCGTCATCGGCGACATCTTCCGCGACGACGCCATGAGCGGCTGGGGGAAGGCCGGCTGGCTGGTGCTGACCATCTTCCTGCCCTTCCTGGGCGTCTTCGTCTACATGATCGCCCGGGGCAAGAACATGGGCCGCCGGGAGATGGCGCAGGCCCGTGAGCAGCAGAAGGCCTTCGACAGCTACATCAGGAAGACCGCGGGCGGTACGGACCGGCCCAGCAGCGTCGACGAGCTGGCCAGGCTGTCCGAGATCCGCGCCCGCGGCGACATCACGGAGGAGGAGTTCAGCAAGGCGAAGCAGCTGGTGCTGGCCGGCCGGGGTCCGGCCGAAGGCCCGGGTACCGACGCCGCCTCCGGCTCCGCAGGTTCCGGACGCTGA